The following DNA comes from Ornithobacterium rhinotracheale DSM 15997.
CTCCACAAAACTTGGCAAGGTAACATTTCCTTGTGCATCTACTTCTGCCTCTATTCCGTTGAAAATAACCTGCACTTTGCTAATCTGAACACCTGGCAAATCCACAATATTATAATTGAAAGTTTTTGGCGCTCGGTTATTCTTCACATTTTCCAAATATGGGAATGCTTTCCCCAACTCACTTTGTACTTTAACCTCCAAGGTTGTAAACTCAAGCTCTGCTACTAAATCGGGAGCATCTGTTGCCCAAAGCTTTGCCTTGTATTTTTTGCTCGGCTCCAAATTCGCCATTTTGTATGAATGGCTATTTTCTGGCAATGTAATGTCCTCCCCATTTATTTGCAATGTATAAGTCTTTCCTTTTTGGGATTTCCAAGTAAGATTGGCACTACGCTGAGAAATATTTTCTGCTTTGAAGTCCTTTGGGGCAGTTGCCTTTTGTTCTTTGTAGTAAATTTGAATGTCGTCTAATTTTATGTATGATTGCTGTATCTGAACTTTAAAAGAGTTTAAATAGGCAATATTTTCAGGGATTGATAGCTCTTTGACTAGTTTTTTCCACCCCCTTTCTTCTTCCTCTATAGTAAAACCTTTGATTGTATTGTAGCTTGTTCCGGCCATATTATATTCCTCATTACCATCGTCTTTGGTAGCTCTGATTCTAACTGAAGTTTTATCGAGAGGGGTGTTTGTAGACACCCAAAAACTAATGATTATTTTCTGCCCTGCAACATTTTCGATTTTAAGTTTTTTGGTAGTTACGCTGGGGTAATCATAAAATCCCAGATATTCGGTGCTTAAATACTTTCCGCCACCTCTTCCGCCGGTATTATTTAGTTCAAATTGATTTGAATACCAGTTTTCCAATCCTTGCTCAAAATCTCCATTAGGGAGCAGATTATCTTGAGCCATGGCTACTTGAAGGCTTAAAAATAGAAATAAGAAAAGTCTTAAAATTTTCATATTGATCTATAAACTTATAATATTAAATCTGAGTCAAAACCAAAAATATCTCCAATTCTTTTAGCTATTCGGTTCAATGCTCCGTTACCGTCAACTCCTATTAGGTTATTTTTATCCCAAAAACCTGTTACTCCTATCATTTCCGACGCCAAGGATTCTATTGTTTCATAATTATCAATATAAAAAGAACCATTTGCTTTACGAGTTGCTATGAAGGAATACAAAAATCCATAAGCTTCTGACAACTCATGAAAAGCTTTTTGATATTCTCCACCTGTAATTTCTCCTCCTAAATTTGGCTTTGATTGTTTTAAGTAATGCACACAACGAGTGGCAAAAAGCAATGAAAGATTTTCTCTTATGATTCCAATTTGCTCTTCAAGCTTGGTATAATCTCTTTCTTTTAATGCTAATCTTCCGACTTTGAAAGCTTTTGTTACTTTTTTATCTACATCTCTCATAAAATCAGCTCCTTGAAATTCATTTACCATATAATTGGCAATAAATTTAGGGGTTCCATCTCTATTTTCTTTCCCCAACAAAGCATAGGCTATATCCCAATGATATTCTAGCTCTGTATATTGCTTTCCTCTCAAGAATTGTCTTTTTGCATTTTTGTCCCTTAACTCTGTATTTTTCATTACATTATCTCCGAGATGTTCATTTAGGATTTGGTCTAGAAAAATTATCCCCATAATTTGTTTTTCTACTAATTCAGAGATTTCTATTCCTTTTTCATTTATAAAACGAATATCTTTCCCTTTCTCTGAGCCTACTTTACCAACTTTCCCTTCGCTTGCAGTCTCCCATTTATGGCCATTAAGCTTAATTAATTGCTCTACACTTTGATTAAATTTCCCTAATACCTTTTGCTGCAAATCAGGATTCATTTTAAACAAATCTGAAGACGATGCTGTCATCGATTTAGCTGAAATATTTCCAAGAGGGGAACTAGAAACAAACTCATATTTTTCATTAAACTCTTTTTTATTTGAAAAGGCTGTCCTATCTACTAAATCATTTAAGCTAAGTAGATTATCAATCACACGTCTTCCCTCGCTTAAAGCATTGTTTGGGAATAATTTTTTATAATCTTCACTTACATCTACTTTATCTTTATTCTTCTTCTCATTAACTACGGTCTCAGTCCCACTATCTGAACCGCCACATGAATTAAGGCTAAATACTCCAACTAATACTCCTAATGCTAAAATTGTTTTCTTTATCATAATAAAATATTTTAAATCTAATTTATTTGTTTTTTTAAGGTAAAATTATTTTTTCACAGAATCCAAAATCGTTACTATAACCATCTGTTCTGAATTTATTTTCATATTTAATTTCTGGTGTTACGATCAATCCATCTGTAGAAGTTGCTTGCATAGTCGCTTTCATCTCAAAACTATTGTACCCCGCTCCATAAATTCCTAAATACAATGGGAATCCTGACTCTGCTTGAAATGTGATTTCTTTTTTCTCTCCATTTTTGAATTCTGCTTCCACATCCTCGTCATCGTAGGTTCTTAAGATTTTTAATTTTTTGTTTTCATCTATATAACGAACCATGATATAGGAATTAGGATTTGAGCTCACCTCATCGCCATAATATTCTTTCTCCAAATAGTAAAAAGTTAAAGTCACTTTATAAGTTCGTTTTTCGGCAATTTCTTTACCAGGATAAATGTATTCTTCCTCACTAATTTGGGGCTCGCACGGGAGCTTTGGCATCGTTTCATACCCAATGTAGGAAGGGGGCATTTTTTTATTTCCAAAAAGTGCACGATAATCTTCCGCAGGCAAATCCTCCGCCGTTTCGTTGCATTGCACAAATGCGAAAAACGCAATGATTATTCCTAAATATTTTAAAAAATTCATCTTTTTATTTTTAATAAATTATTGCTTGAAATCCTTTTTGAGAAGCTACATAACTATTTCCCTTTTTCTTGAATTGCGTAAAATTCACACTATCGTTTACCTGAATGCCTGGCAGCATCAAAATTCCGTCTTCCATTGCCACATAGCCACTTCCCAAACCTGTATAGTACTTGCTAACTGTCACATGAGGCTGCATATTTCTTAAAAACACGGTGTATCGTTTATTGACATCTGTATGTTTGTCTTTTGAAAAATTAGTTACAAAAACTTCCTCGCCATAAGGATTATTGATACTTAAGTTTTTAATTCTTTTTCGCTCAAACTGCAATTTAGTATCATAAACTTCCTTCATCACCTCTTCCCAATCCTTTCCTGCGGGAATAGGTTTAAGCACAATGTATTCGCTAGTATTATTTGGGTATTTATTGGTAGAGAAAATCAAGCTACCATCGGCATCTTTTTTAAAAAACAAAAAGCTTGTTTGCATCGTTTCAAATATATAATTGGGCGAAATAAAGTTGAGTTGCGTATATGAGTTATGCGAAATACTGTACTGGCTAGTTTTGACTTCTTCTTTGGATGTGAAAGTTTTATCCGAGAGCATTTCCACCTCTCCATTTTCTTTAAATTTCATCAATAAATGAAAGCCTCCTTGTCCATAATCTCGCTCCACAAAGATAACTCCGTAACTTTTGGAACGAATGAGGTTTCTCGACAAGTCGTTGAATTTATTGGCTAAATTTGGAAAATAAATCATTTCCCAGCCATTTGGTGCATTGACCAAGGTTTGTTTTAGAGTATCTTTTGCAGAGATGATTCTTTCGCTAGGCGTTTGGTCAAAAAATCTATCGTCCTCTTGATTACAAGAAAACAAGAATAATATACTAGCCATCCCACAAAAAAGTTTATTTAGAATATTGTTTTTCATATTATTGAGCATATTTTTTAAGTCTAATTAAATTTTGCAAATTCAATACATTGATGTCTATATCAAATTCTTCTTTTAGGTATTTAGTCACAAAATCTCTTTTAGCCTCCAATGTTTTTTTGGCTTGGCTTGCTCTCTCTACCTCCTTATAATAATCATCGGCAGGTGTAGCTGCATACTCAATCATCTGATCTACTTCATGTTTTGGATAGGAAAGCAAAACGCTCATTGTTTCAGCAAAATCCTCATACACATCATAACGAGCTGCTGAAAAACTATAAAAGCCAACATAAAAAGGAACAGAAGAAAGCTCTGAGGCTTCTTTTTTTTCGCCAAAATCATCTAGCTTATATTTTCTAAAATTTAAATTGGAAAATTCTTCTAAATCAAATTTCTTGTGATATGCCATGAGCTTAGCCATATTGTTTTGAACATTTCTTGAAAGGCGAATCATCGATTCCTCATTATTTTTATTAAAATCATCTACCTTAAAAATTGTAAACGGAAAAGGAGAATCGTTCGACAACTGCCACTTTTCAACGCCAAATGAATCTATATTAGCATTGCCAAACAGCTTTATCTCGGCAGGAAACATTTCTTTTAACAATTCTTTTCCAGCCACTTGCATATATAAATCGATCCAAATTACATTTAGGGCTTTTGCCACTTCATAAGCTTTTGCCTCATTCGGAGGGAAAAGCTGCATGCGATCAAAAGAGCTATTGTTCTGCCACTGGTAATTTACCGCAATATTGTATGGCTTTTCAAAATTTTGATTTAAGTAAGTTTGAAATTCTGAATTTGGCGTTTGAGAAACATTTATCACGCTTTTGGGAGATAAATCTTCCGAACCTTCGCAGCTTGCCAAAAATAGCAAACCGCTCAATGCAAATATTGAATATTTTATATTTTTAATCTGAATCATAACTAAATTTTATCTAGGGTTTGGAGTTAAGCCACTATCTATTGCGAGAGGTGGAATTTGTAGTGTTTTTCTATAATCTTCTTTCTTTAAAATTCTATCTAATTTATACTCATCTCCAGGTTGATTTCTATTTACACTAAGATGATATCGGCGAATGTCGAACCAGCGCAAGCCCTCGTGCACAAATTCTCTGCGACGGAGCTCACACACAAAGGCTACTATCGATGCCTTGAAAAATGACATTGCATCAAAAGATGATGTGTATAAATCTTGAGCATTTTTAAATCCATACAAAATCTCTTCTTTGCTTAATCCTAAGGACATTTTTGCTTTTAGATAACTTCTTAGATTTAAAATGGCTTCATCGTTTTTTTCCAGCATAGCCAGCGCTTCTACTTTATTGAGCAAAACCTCATCTGCCGTAAAAAGCACATTGTCTGAGTAGATTCCTTTTGGGTTTAATCCTGTGCTTTCAAAAGTTGAGAAATCTCTGAATTTATTAATGTATTTTGCTGTGCTATTTTCTACACCATGCACTTTTTCTGCATAGTAGAAACTTAAATCTAGGCTTGGGGATAAATTGCTAAATAAATCTTTCACTTTATTATGGTCTAGACCATATTTCTCGACCTTAAAATTTCGATTCCAGCGAGTTTCTGTCGGGGTTAAAAGTAAATTCGTTTTCTCCTGGCTATTGGTGTACCAATCATTTACCGAAAAATTATAATCTCTGTATTCATTCCAGTTTCTAATGGCATTAAAAGCATCTATCCCCAGCACATAATCGCTGTAATCCACCACTTTTTGCCAATCGCCGTGATACAAATAAAATCTTGTAGCAAAGGCTGCCGCCGCTTTTACATTAAAATGGAATTTAGGCTGTTTGTAATTATTATCTTTAATTAAAGGCAAACCTAATTCTAAATCTTCTTGAATTTTGTTGTAAGTTTCCTCGAGCGTTCCACGAGAATAGGTAGGAAATGCGTTTTTCTCAGGCGTCGTTACATACGGAATCCCTGGCAAGCTCTGAGCCGTAGTAGGATTGTAAGTATCTGCCCAAATGTTTGCCAACATAAAATGCAAATAGGCACGAAGCACCAAGGCTTCGCCATACAAAGCCGTGATTTCTGGTGTTTTTTCTTTAAACTTTTTAAGGCTTTCAAGTGCTTGATTCACTTGTGCAATGCCACGGTAGCTATCGTTCCAGAAATTAAGTGGCGTGTCTAGATCCTCATTGTCATAGTCTTGCCAATAGAACATTGCCTCGTTCAAACGATTGTATTTGCCTCCTTCGCGAATATCCACATTGTCGGTGCGAGGTTCCAGAAACGGATAATAACTCGCGTGTGGATAAGCCGCCGTTAAAACTTCACGGATTTTCTGCACATCGTCGATTTCTATATCGTAATCTGATTTTGGCGACTCGTCCAAAAAATCATTACAGCTCAGCATTCCTAAACTAAAGAAAATACCGTATAAAATATATTGAATTTTTAATCTTCTCATCGATTTTTAAATTTTTTAAAACATAAGATTTATCCCCAAAGTGCATTGTCTCTGAATTGGCAACGCTACCCCTCCCGAACGGAAGAATTCAGGATCTTGTCCGTTGAGTTTTTTATCAGAATAAATCAAGAACGGATTGGTAATTTGCAAACGGATATTAGCTCCTTGCATTTTCCATTTTTGGATCAAATCTGGACTAAATGTATAGCCTAGCGAAATGTTTTTCATTCGCACAAAGCTTCCATCTGCCACACGCAATTGCGAGTAATTGTAGGTATTATATGCACGCTCAATATTTTCTTCGCCCACGAGTTTTATCAAATCTTTAGACGGAATCACTGGCACATTGGTTTTAAATTCATCGCCAGGGTTGAGCCATCTGTTTAAATAATAATTTGCAAAAACATTCAAATCGGCAAAACCTGGATCGTAGGTAGGTTGCAATCTGATTTTATTCCCCACTTGATAGGTGATGAAAAATGATAAATCGAAGTTTTTATATTTAAAGGTATTTGAAAAACCACCTGTGAGGTTTGGCTCAATGGCTCCTTCATATTTTAGATAAGATAAAGAATATTTTGTATCCAAGAAATCGGCACCTGCACTTTTGGCAAATTCAAAACCTTGAAACGGATAATCGCCAAAATAAAAACTCGGCAAGCCGTATTGGTCTAATCCTGTGAACTGGAAAGAGTACAACCCTCCTCGCGGACGCCCCACAACATTTCCTTTGCCCGTACCCGCTACTAGATCAAATGTATCTGGCGTGTTTCTAAGTCGAGTGATTTTCTGGTCGTAATACCCCATGGTGTACATTGCAGTCCAAGAAAAATCTTGGGTTTTAATCGGTGTAGCATTCAAAGTAAATTCTACCCCTTTAGTATCCATGTCGGCAAAATTTGCAAATTTATAATATTCCCCGCCGATGCCTGAGGTGCGTACCAAATCTATTAAATCAAATGATTTTCTCTGATACGCATCAATGGTGAAATTCCATCTATTTTTGAACAAGCCTACATCCAAGCCCACATTAAGCTCATACATTTTCTCCCAAGTTAAATCTCTGTTTTCTAGATTTAAAAGTGATAATTGATTTTCTCTTTCCTTGGTAAGATAACGATTAGTAACGCCTGAAGTAAACACAGCTAATGAATTTATCGCACTTTCGCTCATTTTAGCCGTGAAACCATAACTGGCTCTCAAGGCTAAAGTATTAAGGTTTGGCAATTTTTGAATAAATTCTTCTTTATCTAAATTCCATTTAGCTCCCACATTCCAAGTTGGCAACCAGCGAGATTGCGCTCCACGCCCAGAGATATTGGCTCCTTCGTAATTTACCACCGCATTGATGATATATTTGCCTGCATAGCCATAAGTTGCATTTCCTGAAAAAGTTACACCACGATCTTTGATTCGGCTTAATCCAAAATAAGCCTCGTTTTCGGTCTGTAATTTCTGGAACACCAATGGCGAAGTAATCACTTGATTGGCTCTATCGAAAAGCATTCCATAACCACTGAATGGGTTGATTTCTCGATCGGTAGAACGAATTTCATTGAATCCATATAGTTTTAAATCATTTTCGCCCCATTGTTTTTCGTAGTCGAGCGATAGACGCACCAAGTAATTTTTTAATTTATTTTCTGTTTTATTAAAAATTCCACCTTCGGGCAAAATCACTTTTGGAAAATTATAATTTCCGTCATTTTCTCTAAACAAATAAATGTTTTCGGCAAGCTCCACTGGATTATTGTCTGCTTGATATGCCAAAATCACATTAGAATTACTCTTTACCGTGTGCTCGCTAGAGGTACTTGCACGGCGTGCTACGGCAGTTAAATTCGCTACTAAATTAGGCTTAATTTTATATTCTAATTCGCCTTGAATTTTTAAATCAATGACATTAATATCTAAATAATTATTATCGTATTCATTAAAGATATTGAACGGTGCCCAGTTGTTTCTGTAATAAAGATTGGGCAACATTGCACGAGTGGTGTTCAAGGCATAAGAAAACGGGTTGATGTCGAAATCACGCTCAAAACTACCGATATTTGTATTTTTCTTTTGTCTAAAAGTTCCTGGTGCTTTTTGATTTCGGAAGTTTCCTTGAATATTAATATTTGTTTTGAATTTATCGCTGATGAAATAAGTGTTTTTCACATTAGCCGTAAGTCGCTTCGTTTTATCGATAATGCTCCAGCCACCATCTGTGTAGTAGCCCAAAGATGCGTAATTAGCACTATTTTCGCCACCACCGCTAAAGTTTAAAGCCAAGGTGTGCGTAGGGCGCATTCTGAAAAGCTCGTTGAACCAATCGGTATCGGCATATTCAAACTTTCTTAAATAATTAGCAATGCTTTCTGGCGTATTGTCTAGTGCATAGGATTGTGTAGCCTCGTTAAAAGTCGTGAGGCTTTTATACAAATTATAATAAGCTCCGCCTCGTCTGCCCATCAATGCCGAAGTCATATCAAAATAGCCTTTATTATGCATTTCGTTGTAAATCGACATGGTTTCTTGCGAGTTCAGCAAATCGTACTGATTATAGTTTGGACGAAGACGCACCGCCTGCTCATAAGAAAAATTGATGCGATTAGGCGTGTTTCTCCTCCCCGATTTTGTTGTAATAACGATCACTCCGTTCAGTGCACGCGCACCATACATAGAAGTTGCCGAGGCATCTTTCAAAACCTGAATATCCTCAATGTCCGACGGGTTGATGCCCGCAATGGCTGAACTGATAAGCGTAACAGCATCTCCCGAAACTAATTGATCAAAAGTCAAATTCACAATATCCTCATACACCGCGCCATCAATCACCCAAAGTGGTTGCACATTGCTATTGATGGACGCCCCACCACGAATGTTGATTCTAGGTGCGGCACCAAAAGTTCCCGTAACATTTTGGATATTTAATCCCGCTACTCTCCCCTCAAGCAGGCGAGACACATCGGGAACCGCATCGATTTTGATTTCGCTCATTTTTACTTGGCTTGCCGCCCCTGTAAAAACACGATTTTTGATTTTTTTGTATCCCGTAACCACAAATTCATTAAGTGCAAGGGAAGATTCATCTTTAAGAACAAAGTCCTTTCTGGTAAAATTTTTAACTTTAAAAGATAGCTCCTGAAAACCTAATTGGTAAAAAGTTAACACATCTCCCACATTTGCTTTAATACTGAAATCTCCTTTTTTATTGGTAAGTGTTGTTTCTTTAGAATTTAAATTACTTACCAAGACTTCCTCAATTGGTCGCTTATGAGAATCCAGCACCACGCCTGAATATATCTGCTGAGCACTTAAATACTGCCCTAAAAAGAATATAAATAGTAAAAAACAATTTTTTCTAACATTAGTAAATTGTCCTAATAGATTAATCTTTTTCTTTTCCATTCAATAAATTACTTATCACTAAACGCGACAAATTTAAAAATTTATTTTATTTAGAAAAAATAAAAATAAGGATTTTTATTAAGCTTTTATTTACAAAAAAATCCGCTTAAATATGATTTAAGCGGATTCACATTATTCAATAAAATAATTACTAATCAAAAAGATTCTTTACGCGATCAAAGAATGATTTAGATTTACATTCCTCGCTCGGAGCAAATCGCTCGTCTCCTCGCATTTTTTTGAAAAACTCTTCTTGTTCTCTGGTCAATTTCTCTGGAATATATGCGTTCACATGCACGAACAAGTCTCCCGTTCCGTAGCCTTCAAGACTTGGCAAGCCTTTACCTTTTAGTCTTAAAACTTTACCACTCTGGGTTCCTTTCTCAATTGCAATTTTCACCTTGCCTGTTGCAGTAGGCACCTCTGCCTCGGCTCCAAGCACTACATCTGGCAAACCTACATTTAGATCATAATGCAGATTATTCCCGTCACGATGTAGGGTATCGTGCGGTTCCTCTTCGATTACTACAAGTAAATCTCCAGGCACACCCCCCATTGGTGCATCATTACCTTTTCTTCGCACTTGCAATTGGATTCCTTCTCTTGCACCTGCAGGGATTTTGATTTCTACGGTTTCGTCACTTTTTACTAAACCTTGATTATTAGCACCTGGCGGAATATGATCTGGAATTTTCCCTGTT
Coding sequences within:
- a CDS encoding fibronectin type III domain-containing protein yields the protein MKILRLFLFLFLSLQVAMAQDNLLPNGDFEQGLENWYSNQFELNNTGGRGGGKYLSTEYLGFYDYPSVTTKKLKIENVAGQKIIISFWVSTNTPLDKTSVRIRATKDDGNEEYNMAGTSYNTIKGFTIEEEERGWKKLVKELSIPENIAYLNSFKVQIQQSYIKLDDIQIYYKEQKATAPKDFKAENISQRSANLTWKSQKGKTYTLQINGEDITLPENSHSYKMANLEPSKKYKAKLWATDAPDLVAELEFTTLEVKVQSELGKAFPYLENVKNNRAPKTFNYNIVDLPGVQISKVQVIFNGIEAEVDAQGNVTLPSFVEGNMKVVVTQTDGKETKINYYNVMIER
- a CDS encoding DUF4856 domain-containing protein, giving the protein MIKKTILALGVLVGVFSLNSCGGSDSGTETVVNEKKNKDKVDVSEDYKKLFPNNALSEGRRVIDNLLSLNDLVDRTAFSNKKEFNEKYEFVSSSPLGNISAKSMTASSSDLFKMNPDLQQKVLGKFNQSVEQLIKLNGHKWETASEGKVGKVGSEKGKDIRFINEKGIEISELVEKQIMGIIFLDQILNEHLGDNVMKNTELRDKNAKRQFLRGKQYTELEYHWDIAYALLGKENRDGTPKFIANYMVNEFQGADFMRDVDKKVTKAFKVGRLALKERDYTKLEEQIGIIRENLSLLFATRCVHYLKQSKPNLGGEITGGEYQKAFHELSEAYGFLYSFIATRKANGSFYIDNYETIESLASEMIGVTGFWDKNNLIGVDGNGALNRIAKRIGDIFGFDSDLIL
- a CDS encoding DUF4302 domain-containing protein; this encodes MASILFLFSCNQEDDRFFDQTPSERIISAKDTLKQTLVNAPNGWEMIYFPNLANKFNDLSRNLIRSKSYGVIFVERDYGQGGFHLLMKFKENGEVEMLSDKTFTSKEEVKTSQYSISHNSYTQLNFISPNYIFETMQTSFLFFKKDADGSLIFSTNKYPNNTSEYIVLKPIPAGKDWEEVMKEVYDTKLQFERKRIKNLSINNPYGEEVFVTNFSKDKHTDVNKRYTVFLRNMQPHVTVSKYYTGLGSGYVAMEDGILMLPGIQVNDSVNFTQFKKKGNSYVASQKGFQAIIY
- a CDS encoding putative zinc-binding metallopeptidase, producing the protein MIQIKNIKYSIFALSGLLFLASCEGSEDLSPKSVINVSQTPNSEFQTYLNQNFEKPYNIAVNYQWQNNSSFDRMQLFPPNEAKAYEVAKALNVIWIDLYMQVAGKELLKEMFPAEIKLFGNANIDSFGVEKWQLSNDSPFPFTIFKVDDFNKNNEESMIRLSRNVQNNMAKLMAYHKKFDLEEFSNLNFRKYKLDDFGEKKEASELSSVPFYVGFYSFSAARYDVYEDFAETMSVLLSYPKHEVDQMIEYAATPADDYYKEVERASQAKKTLEAKRDFVTKYLKEEFDIDINVLNLQNLIRLKKYAQ
- a CDS encoding RagB/SusD family nutrient uptake outer membrane protein; its protein translation is MRRLKIQYILYGIFFSLGMLSCNDFLDESPKSDYDIEIDDVQKIREVLTAAYPHASYYPFLEPRTDNVDIREGGKYNRLNEAMFYWQDYDNEDLDTPLNFWNDSYRGIAQVNQALESLKKFKEKTPEITALYGEALVLRAYLHFMLANIWADTYNPTTAQSLPGIPYVTTPEKNAFPTYSRGTLEETYNKIQEDLELGLPLIKDNNYKQPKFHFNVKAAAAFATRFYLYHGDWQKVVDYSDYVLGIDAFNAIRNWNEYRDYNFSVNDWYTNSQEKTNLLLTPTETRWNRNFKVEKYGLDHNKVKDLFSNLSPSLDLSFYYAEKVHGVENSTAKYINKFRDFSTFESTGLNPKGIYSDNVLFTADEVLLNKVEALAMLEKNDEAILNLRSYLKAKMSLGLSKEEILYGFKNAQDLYTSSFDAMSFFKASIVAFVCELRRREFVHEGLRWFDIRRYHLSVNRNQPGDEYKLDRILKKEDYRKTLQIPPLAIDSGLTPNPR
- a CDS encoding SusC/RagA family TonB-linked outer membrane protein — encoded protein: MEKKKINLLGQFTNVRKNCFLLFIFFLGQYLSAQQIYSGVVLDSHKRPIEEVLVSNLNSKETTLTNKKGDFSIKANVGDVLTFYQLGFQELSFKVKNFTRKDFVLKDESSLALNEFVVTGYKKIKNRVFTGAASQVKMSEIKIDAVPDVSRLLEGRVAGLNIQNVTGTFGAAPRINIRGGASINSNVQPLWVIDGAVYEDIVNLTFDQLVSGDAVTLISSAIAGINPSDIEDIQVLKDASATSMYGARALNGVIVITTKSGRRNTPNRINFSYEQAVRLRPNYNQYDLLNSQETMSIYNEMHNKGYFDMTSALMGRRGGAYYNLYKSLTTFNEATQSYALDNTPESIANYLRKFEYADTDWFNELFRMRPTHTLALNFSGGGENSANYASLGYYTDGGWSIIDKTKRLTANVKNTYFISDKFKTNINIQGNFRNQKAPGTFRQKKNTNIGSFERDFDINPFSYALNTTRAMLPNLYYRNNWAPFNIFNEYDNNYLDINVIDLKIQGELEYKIKPNLVANLTAVARRASTSSEHTVKSNSNVILAYQADNNPVELAENIYLFRENDGNYNFPKVILPEGGIFNKTENKLKNYLVRLSLDYEKQWGENDLKLYGFNEIRSTDREINPFSGYGMLFDRANQVITSPLVFQKLQTENEAYFGLSRIKDRGVTFSGNATYGYAGKYIINAVVNYEGANISGRGAQSRWLPTWNVGAKWNLDKEEFIQKLPNLNTLALRASYGFTAKMSESAINSLAVFTSGVTNRYLTKERENQLSLLNLENRDLTWEKMYELNVGLDVGLFKNRWNFTIDAYQRKSFDLIDLVRTSGIGGEYYKFANFADMDTKGVEFTLNATPIKTQDFSWTAMYTMGYYDQKITRLRNTPDTFDLVAGTGKGNVVGRPRGGLYSFQFTGLDQYGLPSFYFGDYPFQGFEFAKSAGADFLDTKYSLSYLKYEGAIEPNLTGGFSNTFKYKNFDLSFFITYQVGNKIRLQPTYDPGFADLNVFANYYLNRWLNPGDEFKTNVPVIPSKDLIKLVGEENIERAYNTYNYSQLRVADGSFVRMKNISLGYTFSPDLIQKWKMQGANIRLQITNPFLIYSDKKLNGQDPEFFRSGGVALPIQRQCTLGINLMF